From Labeo rohita strain BAU-BD-2019 chromosome 18, IGBB_LRoh.1.0, whole genome shotgun sequence, the proteins below share one genomic window:
- the LOC127180952 gene encoding extracellular calcium-sensing receptor-like yields the protein MWITLNICLYLSFNCISAASILRSGTCQLQGRFKLNGMYQDGDVMLGGLFEVHFFTVFPELSFRTAPEPPYCEKFDMESFQQAQTMVFAIDEINKNPKLLPNITLGYHLYDNCVMLGMAFRAAISLVSGTEEYFSNLNCTGPPPVIGIVGDPGSTPSIAISSVLGLFRVPIVSHYATCSCLSDRKKYPSFFRTIPSDAFQVRAMVQILRHFGWTWVGLLYSDDDYGIYASLSFKQEMQLFGGCVAFSEILPHDNNPKDIQRIIGVIQASTARVVVVFSTSSYLMTLMDEVVLQNLTGRQWIASEAWATSPVFHTPRFLPFLGGTLGIAIRRGEIQGLQKYLLRLCPSNDPKNNMLSIFWENMFRCSFKTGGTAINGEPMKKLCTGKEDLSTTNTPYTDVSGLRAAYNVYKAVYALAHALHDLIQCEEGRGPFNKNSCADIINLKPWQLVHYLQKVNFTTGFGDHVSFDKNGDALAIYDVLNWQPNSDGSIRIYSVGVVNEGAGNGKVLTLNEDALYWNFPLKKPPRSVCSESCPPGTRQAMRKGLPVCCFDCLPCRDGEISNTTDAIECMVCPDEFWSNPDKNQCVPKEVEFLSYEDPLGISLTTASLLGTCICGLVMVIFAHHRNTPIVRANNSELSFLLLLSLKLCFLCVLLFIGRPQLWTCQLRHAVFGISFVLCVSSILVKTMVVIAVFKSSRPEGKGAMKWFGAAQQRCTVLVLTALQVVICAVWLSTASPTPHKNNQYTRSKIVYECAIGSVAGFSMLLGYIGLLAAVSFLLAFLARNLPDNFNEAKFITFSMLIFCAVWIAFVPAYVSSPGKYAVAVEIFAILASSFGLLVAIFAPKCYIILLHPEKNTKKAIMGRETQKK from the exons atgtggATCACTCTAAACATCTGCCTGTATCTGTCTTTTAACTGCATCTCTGCAGCTTCAATCCTCAGATCAGGTACATGTCAGCTGCAGGGACGCTTCAAGTTAAATGGAATGTACCAGGATGGAGATGTTATGCTTGGAGGCCTGTTTGAGGTTCATTTTTTCACAGTGTTCCCAGAGCTGAGCTTCAGAACTGCGCCAGAACCACCATACTGTGAAAA ATTTGATATGGAAAGCTTCCAGCAGGCACAGACCATGGTTTTTGCTATAGATGAGATCAATAAGAATCCAAAACTACTGCCTAACATCACTCTTGGTTACCATCTTTATGACAACTGTGTGATGCTAGGAATGGCCTTCCGGGCTGCCATATCCCTAGTTAGTGGAACAGAAGAGTACTTCTCCAACCTCAACTGCACTGGCCCTCCTCCAGTGATTGGGATTGTGGGGGATCCTGGTTCAACTCCATCCATTGCGATTTCTAGTGTTCTGGGGCTGTTTCGAGTACCTATA GTTAGTCACTACGCCACCTGCTCCTGTTTGAGTGACAGGAAAAAGTACCCTTCTTTCTTCAGAACAATCCCCAGTGATGCCTTCCAGGTGCGGGCTATGGTTCAGATCTTGAGGCATTTTGGATGGACCTGGGTTGGTCTCCTATACAGTGATGATGACTACGGCATCTATGCTTCTTTGTCCTTCAagcaggaaatgcagctgtttGGAGGCTGTGTTGCTTTTTCTGAAATCCTGCCCCATGATAACAACCCAAAAGACATTCAGCGTATAATAGGAGTGATTCAGGCCTCTACAGCTAGAGTGGTAGTTGTTTTTTCTACTTCATCCTATTTGATGACTTTGATGGATGAGGTGGTATTGCAAAACCTGACAGGTAGACAGTGGATTGCAAGTGAAGCTTGGGCCACTTCACCTGTGTTTCATACTCCACGTTTCCTGCCCTTCTTGGGGGGTACACTGGGCATTGCTATCAGACGCGGAGAGATCCAGGGACTTCAAAAATATCTGCTACGTCTTTGTCCCAGCAATGATCCCAAAAATAATATGTTGAGTATTTTTTGGGAGAATATGTTCAGGTGCAGTTTTAAAACTGGGGGTACAGCAATAAATGGCGAGCCAATGAAAAAGTTGTGTACAGGAAAGGAGGATCTGAGTACCACAAACACACCATACACTGATGTTTCAGGGTTGAGAGCAGCTTATAATGTCTATAAGGCAGTTTATGCCCTGGCACATGCACTTCATGACCTGATACAGTGTGAAGAAGGGAGAGGACCATTTAATAAGAACAGCTGTGCTGACATAATCAACCTGAAACCCTGGCAG CTGGTTCACTACCTACAGAAAGTGAACTTCACCACAGGTTTTGGGGATCATGTGTCATTTGATAAGAATGGAGATGCTCTGGCCATCTATGATGTGTTGAACTGGCAGCCAAACTCTGACGGATCAATACGGATCTACTCAGTTGGTGTAGTAAATGAAGGGGCAGGAAATGGGAAGGTGCTTACACTGAATGAAGATGCATTATACTGGAACTTTCCgttgaaaaaa CCCCCACGGTCTGTGTGCAGTGAGAGCTGCCCCCCAGGCACCAGACAAGCCATGAGGAAGGGTCTTCCTGTCTGCTGTTTTGACTGCCTGCcatgcagagatggagagaTTTCTAATACAACAG ATGCAATTGAGTGTATGGTATGTCCAGATGAATTCTGGTCTAATCCAGATAAGAATCAGTGTGTCCCCAAAGAAGTTGAGTTTCTATCCTACGAGGATCCTCTGGGCATCTCTCTCACCACTGCATCTCTGCTTGGCACCTGCATCTGCGGTCTTGTGATGGTCATCTTTGCTCATCACCGTAATACTCCCATAGTACGAGCAAACAATTCAGAGCTCAGCTTCCTGCTGCTGTTGTCACttaaactgtgtttcctgtgtgtgCTGCTATTCATTGGCAGGCCACAGTTGTGGACGTGTCAGTTGAGACATGCTGTGTTTGGCATAAGCTTTGTTCTCTGCGTCTCCAGCATCCTGGTCAAGACTATGGTGGTAATAGCTGTGTTCAAGTCATCTCGACCAGAGGGCAAAGGAGCAATGAAATGGTTTGGAGCAGCTCAACAAAGATGCACAGTCCTGGTCTTAACAGCACTTCAAGTTGTGATATGTGCAGTCTGGCTATCAACTGCCTCTCCAACACCACATAAAAACAACCAGTATACTCGCTCTAAAATAGTATATGAATGTGCTATTGGCTCAGTGGCTGGTTTTTCTATGCTACTGGGTTACATTGGCCTGTTGGCAGCAGTAAGCTTCCTGTTAGCCTTCCTGGCAAGAAATCTTCCAGataattttaatgaagcaaaatttattacttttagcATGTTGATCTTCTGTGCTGTGTGGATTGCATTTGTTCCAGCATATGTGAGCTCACCGGGGAAATATGCAGTGGCTGTGGAGATATTTGCCATTTTAGCTTCTAGTTTTGGATTACTGGTGGCCATATTTGCCCCAAAGTGCTACATCATCCTTTTACATCCAGAGAAGAACACTAAAAAAGCCATCATGGGAagagaaacacaaaagaaatag
- the LOC127180948 gene encoding extracellular calcium-sensing receptor-like codes for MWITLFIFLHLSFNYISPDSILKSGTCQVQGRFKLNGMYQDGEFILGGLFHVHLFSVFPELSFRTEPEPPYCEKFNIEIFQQAQTMTFAVNEINKNPNLLPNITLGYQLYDNCVRLGIAFRAAISLASGTEESFSNLNCTGPPPVIGIVGDPISTTSIAISNVLGLFRVPIVSHYATCSCLSDRKKYPSFFRTIPSDAFQVQAMVRILRHFGWTWAGLIYSDDDYGIYAAQLFQQEMQLFGHCVAFSEILPHDNNHRDIQHITRVIQASTARVVVVFAVSTFLIPLMEEVVLQNMTGRQWIASEAWATSPVYNTSRFLPILGGTLGIAIRRGEIEGLREFLLRLHPSNNQKNNIVRIFWENMFECSFENVGKLTDGEQVKKVCTGQEDLSNTETPYTDVSGLRAAYNVYKAVYALAHALHGLMQCEDGRGPFSGNSCADKTNLKPWQLVHYLQKVNFTTGFGDQVSFDKNGDALAIYDVLNWQPGSDGSIRIHSVGVVNKGAATETVLTLDEDAIYWNFETKKPPRSVCSESCPPGTRQARKKGLPVCCFDCLPCGDGEISNATNAIECTVCPDEFWSNSDKDQCVPKEVEFLSYEDPLGISLTTASLLGACICALVLAIFARHRNTPIVRANNSELSFLLLLSLKLCFLCVLLFIGQPELWTCQLRHAVFGISFVLCISSILVKTMVVIAVFKSSRPEGKGAMKWFGAVQQRCTVLVLTALQVVICAVWLSTASPTPYKNNQYIRSKIVYECAIGSVAGFSMLLGYIGLLAAISFLLAFLARNLPDNFNEAKFITFSMLIFCAVWIAFVPAYVSSPGKYAVAVEIFAILASSFGLLVAIFAPKCYIILLHPERNTKNAIMGRETKRNS; via the exons atgtgGATCACTCTGTTTATTTTTCTACACCTTTCATTTAACTATATCTCTCCAGATTCAATCCTCAAATCAGGTACATGTCAGGTCCAAGGACGCTTTAAGTTGAATGGAATGTACCAGGATGGAGAATTTATACTTGGAGGCCTCTTTCATGTTCACCTTTTCTCAGTGTTTCCAGAACTGAGCTTTAGAACGGAACCAGAACCACCATACTGTGAAAA atttaatatagaaatattcCAGCAGGCACAGACCATGACTTTTGCAGTAAATGAGATCAATAAGAATCCAAACCTGCTGCCTAACATCACTCTTGGATACCAACTTTATGACAACTGTGTGAGACTAGGAATAGCATTCCGGGCTGCCATATCCCTGGCTAGTGGGACAGAGGAGTCCTTCTCCAACCTAAACTGCACTGGCCCTCCTCCAGTCATTGGGATTGTAGGGGATCCAATTTCAACAACTTCCATTGCAATTTCCAATGTTCTGGGGCTGTTTCGAGTACCTATA GTTAGTCACTACGCCACCTGCTCTTGTTTGAGTGACAGGAAAAAGTACCCCTCTTTCTTCAGAACAATCCCCAGTGATGCCTTCCAGGTGCAAGCTATGGTTCGGATTTTGAGGCATTTTGGATGGACCTGGGCTGGTCTCATCTACAGTGATGATGATTATGGCATCTATGCTGCTCAGTTATTTCAGCAGGAAATGCAACTGTTTGGgcattgtgttgctttttctgaAATCCTTCCCCATGATAACAACCACAGAGACATTCAACATATAACACGAGTGATTCAGGCCTCAACAGCTAGAGTGGTGGTTGTTTTTGCCGTTTCAACCTTTCTGATACCTTTGATGGAGGAGGTGGTGTTGCAAAACATGACAGGTAGGCAATGGATTGCAAGTGAAGCTTGGGCCACCTCTCCTGTATACAACACTTCACGTTTTTTACCCATCCTGGGGGGCACCCTGGGCATTGCTATCAGACGTGGGGAGATTGAGGGTCTTCGTGAGTTTCTTCTACGTCTCCATCccagtaataatcaaaaaaacaatatagtGAGGATTTTCTGGGAGAACATGTTCGAAtgtagttttgaaaatgtgggTAAACTGACAGATGGAGAGCAAGTGAAAAAGGTATGTACAGGACAGGAGGATCTGAGCAACACTGAAACACCATACACTGATGTATCAGGGTTGAGAGCAGCTTATAATGTCTATAAGGCAGTTTATGCCCTGGCACATGCGCTTCATGGCCTGATGCAGTGTGAAGATGGGAGAGGACCATTCAGTGGTAACAGCTGTGCTGATAAAACCAACCTGAAACCCTGGCAG CTGGTTCACTATCTACAGAAAGTGAACTTCACTACAGGATTTGGGGATCAGGTGTCATTTGATAAGAATGGAGATGCTCTCGCAATCTATGATGTGCTGAACTGGCAGCCAGGCTCTGATGGATCGATAAGAATTCACTCGGTTGGTGTTGTAAATAAAGGGGCAGCAACAGAGACAGTGCTCACACTGGATGAGGATGCAATATACTGGAACTTTGAGaccaaaaaa CCCCCAAGGTCTGTGTGCAGTGAGAGCTGTCCACCCGGGACTAGACAAGCAAGGAAAAAGGGCCTTCCTGTCTGCTGTTTTGACTGCCTGCCATGTGGAGATGGAGAAATTTCTAATGCAACAA ATGCTATTGAGTGCACAGTCTGTCCAGATGAGTTCTGGTCTAATTCAGATAAGGATCAGTGTGTCCCCAAAGAAGTTGAGTTTCTGTCCTATGAGGATCCTTTAGGCATTTCCTTGACCACTGCCTCTCTGCTTGGCGCCTGCATCTGTGCTCTTGTTTTGGCCATTTTTGCTCGCCATCGTAACACTCCCATAGTTCGTGCCAACAATTCAGAGCTCAGCTTCCTGCTGCTGCTGTCACtcaaactgtgtttcctgtgtgtgCTGCTGTTTATTGGTCAACCAGAGTTGTGGACATGTCAATTAAGACATGCTGTGTTTGGCATAAGCTTTGTTCTGTGCATCTCCAGCATCCTGGTCAAGACTATGGTGGTAATAGCTGTGTTCAAGTCATCTCGACCAGAGGGCAAAGGAGCGATGAAATGGTTTGGAGCAGTTCAACAAAGATGCACAGTTTTGGTCCTAACAGCCCTCCAGGTTGTGATATGTGCAGTATGGCTATCAACTGCCTCTCCAACACCATACAAAAACAACCAATATATTCGCTCTAAAATAGTATATGAATGTGCTATAGGCTCAGTGGCTGGTTTTTCTATGCTGCTGGGATACATTGGACTGTTGGCAGCAATAAGCTTTCTTCTAGCCTTCCTGGCAAGAAATCTTCCAGataattttaatgaagcaaAGTTCATCACTTTCAGCATGTTGATCTTCTGTGCTGTGTGGATTGCATTTGTTCCAGCATATGTGAGCTCACCAGGGAAATATGCAGTGGCTGTAGAGATATTTGCCATTTTAGCTTCTAGTTTTGGCTTACTGGTGGCCATATTTGCCCCAAAGTGCTACATCATCCTTTTACATCCAGAGAGAAACACTAAAAATGCCATCATGGGAAGAGAAACCAAAAGAAatagttaa
- the LOC127180950 gene encoding LOW QUALITY PROTEIN: extracellular calcium-sensing receptor-like (The sequence of the model RefSeq protein was modified relative to this genomic sequence to represent the inferred CDS: deleted 1 base in 1 codon), with amino-acid sequence MWISLNICLYLSLNYISAASILRPDTCQLQGHFRLNGVYQDGDIILGGLFEVHLFTVFPELSFRTEPDPPYCEKFNMESFQHAQTMAFAIDEINKNPNLLPNITLGYHLYDNCVMLGMAFRAAISLASGTEQSFSNLNCSGPPPVIGIVGDPSSTPSIAISSVLGLFRVPIISHYATCSCLSDKTKYPSFFRTIPSDAFQVRAMIQILRHFGWTWVGLLYSDDDYGIYASLSFKQEIQLFGGCVAFSEILPNDNNPRNIQHIMEVIQSSTARVVVVFSTLPYLLPLMDEVVLQNLTGRQWIASEAWATAPVFQTPHFLPLLRGTLGIAIRRGEIQGLHEFLLHLHPSNDSKNNMLRIFWENMFVCSFQTKIDGEQIKKLCTGNEDLSATDTPYTDVSGLRAAYNVYKAVYALAHALHDLMQCEEGRGPFSENSCADIINLKPWQLVHYLKKVKFTTGFGDQVSFDKNGDALAIYDVLNWHPSSDGLVKVQEVGVVNEGSAGMVLTLDEDAIYWNFEPKKPPRSVCSESCPPGTRQATRKGLPVCCFDCLPCGDGEISNTTDAIECTMCPDDFWSNPNKDQCVPKVVEFLSYEEPLGISLTTASLLGTCFCAVVMVIFCYHHNTPIVRANNSELSFLLLLSLKMCFLCVLLFIGQPQLWTCQLRHAVFGISFVLCVSSILVKTMVVIAVFKSSRPEGKGAMKWFGAVQQRCTVLVLTALQVVICAIWLSTASPAPHKNNQYIRSKIVYECAIGSVAGFSMLLGYIGILAAVSFLLAFLVRNLPDNFNEAKFITFSMLIFCAVWITFVPAYVSSPGKYAVAVEIFAILASSFGLLVAIFAPKCYIILFHPERNTKKAIMGREKQNK; translated from the exons atgTGGATCTCCCTAAATATCTGCTTGTATCTGTCCCTTAACTATATCTCTGCAGCTTCAATTCTCAGACCAGATACTTGTCAGCTTCAGGGACACTTCAGACTGAACGGAGTGTACCAGGATGGAGATATTATACTTGGAGGCCTGTTTGAGGTTCACTTATTCACGGTGTTCCCAGAGCTGAGCTTCAGAACAGAGCCAGATCCACCATACTGTGAAAA ATTTAACATGGAAAGCTTCCAGCATGCACAGACCATGGCTTTTGCTATAGATGAGATCAATAAGAATCCAAACTTGCTGCCTAACATCACTCTTGGTTACCATCTTTATGACAACTGTGTGATGCTAGGAATGGCCTTCCGGGCTGCCATATCCTTGGCTAGCGGAACAGAGCAGTCCTTCTCCAATCTAAACTGCAGTGGTCCTCCTCCAGTCATTGGGATTGTGGGGGATCCAAGTTCAACTCCATCCATTGCAATTTCCAGTGTTCTGGGGTTGTTTCGTGTACCTATA ATAAGTCACTACGCCACCTGCTCCTGTTTAAGTGACAAAACAAAGTACCCCTCTTTTTTCAGAACAATCCCCAGTGATGCCTTCCAAGTGCGGGCTATGATTCAGATTTTGAGGCATTTTGGATGGACATGGGTTGGTCTCCTCTACAGTGATGACGACTATGGAATCTATGCTTCTTTGTCCTTCAAGCAGGAAATCCAGTTGTTTGGAGGTTGTGTTGCT TTTTCTGAAATCCTGCCCAATGATAACAATCCCAGAAATATTCAACATATAATGGAAGTGATTCAGTCCTCTACAGCTAGAGTGGTGGTTGTTTTTTCAACTTTACCCTACCTGCTGCCTTTGATGGATGAGGTGGTTTTGCAAAACCTGACAGGCAGACAGTGGATTGCCAGTGAAGCTTGGGCCACTGCACCCGTTTTTCAGACTCCACATTTCCTGCCCTTGCTAAGGGGCACACTGGGCATCGCCATCAGGCGTGGAGAGATCCAGGGACTTCATGAGTTTCTGTTACATCTCCATCCCAGCAATGATTCGAAAAATAATATGTTGAGGATCTTCTGGGAGAACATGTTTGTGTGCAGTTTTCAAACCAAGATAGATGGAGAACAAATTAAAAAGCTGTGTACAGGAAATGAGGATCTGAGCGCCACAGACACACCATACACTGATGTTTCAGGGTTGAGAGCAGCTTATAATGTGTATAAGGCAGTTTATGCCCTGGCACATGCACTTCATGACCTGATGCAGTGTGAGGAGGGGAGAGGACCATTTAGTGAGAACAGCTGTGCCGACATAATCAACCTGAAACCGTGGCAG CTGGTCCACTATCTAAAGAAAGTGAAATTCACCACAGGCTTTGGGGATCAAGTGTCTTTTGATAAGAATGGAGATGCTTTGGCCATCTATGATGTGTTGAACTGGCACCCTAGCTCTGATGGATTAGTAAAGGTCCAAGAGGTCGGTGTAGTTAATGAAGGTTCGGCAGGGATGGTGCTCACACTGGATGAGGATGCAATATACTGGAACTTTGAgcctaaaaaa CCCCCACGATCTGTGTGCAGTGAGAGCTGTCCCCCAGGCACCAGACAAGCCACAAGAAAGGGCCTTCCTGTCTGCTGTTTTGACTGCCTGCCATGTGGAGATGGAGAGATTTCTAATACAACAG ATGCCATTGAGTGCACAATGTGTCCAGATGACTTCTGGTCCAATCCAAATAAGGATCAGTGTGTCCCCAAAGTTGTTGAGTTTCTGTCCTATGAGGAACCTCTGGGCATTTCTCTGACCACTGCTTCCCTGCTTGGCACCTGCTTCTGTGCTGTTGTAATGGTCATCTTCTGTTATCACCACAACACTCCAATTGTACGTGCAAACAATTCAGAGCTTAGTTTCCTGCTGCTGTTGTCACTCAAAATGTGTTtcctgtgtgttttgttgttcatTGGCCAGCCACAGTTGTGGACATGTCAGTTAAGACATGCTGTATTTGGCATAAGCTTTGTCCTGTGTGTGTCCAGCATCCTGGTCAAGACTATGGTGGTAATAGCTGTGTTCAAGTCATCTCGACCAGAGGGCAAAGGAGCAATGAAATGGTTTGGAGCAGTTCAACAAAGATGCACAGTTCTGGTCCTAACAGCACTTCAAGTTGTGATATGTGCAATCTGGCTATCAACTGCCTCTCCAGCACCACATAAAAACAACCAGTATATCCGCTCTAAAATAGTATATGAATGTGCTATTGGCTCAGTGGCTGGTTTTTCTATGTTGCTGGGATATATTGGCATATTGGCAGCAGTGAGCTTCCTTTTAGCCTTTCTAGTGAGAAACCTTCCAGataattttaatgaagcaaAGTTCATCACTTTCAGCATGTTGATTTTCTGTGCTGTGTGGATCACCTTTGTTCCAGCATATGTGAGCTCTCCAGGGAAATATGCAGTGGCTGTGGAGATTTTTGCTATTCTAGCCTCTAGTTTTGGACTATTGGTGGCCATATTTGCCCCGAAGTGCTACATCATCCTTTTTCACCCAGAGAGAAACACTAAAAAAGCCATCATGggaagagaaaaacaaaataaatag
- the LOC127180949 gene encoding LOW QUALITY PROTEIN: extracellular calcium-sensing receptor-like (The sequence of the model RefSeq protein was modified relative to this genomic sequence to represent the inferred CDS: deleted 1 base in 1 codon), producing MWITLYIFLYLSFNGISADSILKSGTCQLQGRFKLNGMYQDGDFILGGLFHVHFFTVFPELSFRTEPEPPYCEKFNIEIFQQAQTMAFAVNEINKNPNLLPNITLGYHLYDNCVRLGIAFRAAISLASGTEEFFSNLNCTGPPPVIGIVGDPSSTPSIAISNILGLFRVPIVSHYATCSCLSDRKKYPSFFRTIPSDAFQVRAMVQILRHFGWTWVGLIYSDDDYGIYAAQLFQQEMQLFGHCVAFSEILPHDNNHRDIQHITRVIQASTARVVVVFSTSSFLIPLMEEVVLQNMTGRQWIASEAWTTSPVYHTPRFLPILGGTLGIAIRRGEIEGLREFLLRLRPSSDKKNNIVTIFWENMFECSFENGSRAIDGEQVKKVCAGQEDLSNTETPYTDVSGLRAAYNVYKAVYALAHALHDLMQCEEGRGPFNGNSCADKTNLKPWQLVHYLQKVNFTTGYGDQVSFDKNGDALAIYDVLNWQPSSDGSIMIHPVGVVNKGAATEMVLTLDEDAIHWNFETKNPPRSVCSESCPPGTRQARRKGLPACCFDCLPCGDGEISNTTNAIECTVCADEFWSNSDKDQCVPKEVEFLSYEDPLGISLTTASLLGACICALVLVIFAYHRNTPIVRANNSELSFLLLLSLKLCFLCVLLFIGRPQLWTCQLRHAVFGISFVLCISSILVKTMVVIAVFKSSRPEGKGAMKWFGAAQQRCTVLVLTALQVVICAVWLSTASPIPHKNHQYTRSKIVYECAIGSVAGFSMLLGYIGLLAAVSFLLAFLARNLPDNFNEAKFITFSMLIFCAVWIAFVPAYVSSPGKYAVAVEIFAILASSFGLLVAIFAPKCYIILLHPERNTKNAIMGRETQKK from the exons atgtgGATCACTCTGTATATTTTTCTATACCTGTCATTTAATGGTATCTCTGCGGATTCAATCCTCAAATCAGGTACATGCCAGCTCCAGGGACGCTTTAAGTTGAATGGAATGTACCAGGATGGAGATTTTATACTTGGAGGCCTATTTCATGTTCACTTTTTCACAGTGTTTCCAGAACTGAGCTTCAGAACAGAGCCAGAACCACCATACTGTGAAAA atTTAATATAGAAATCTTCCAGCAGGCACAGACCATGGCTTTTGCAGTAAATGAGATCAATAAGAATCCAAACCTGCTCCCTAACATCACTCTTGGATACCATCTTTATGACAACTGTGTGAGACTAGGAATAGCATTCCGGGCTGCCATATCCCTGGCTAGTGGGACAGAGGAGTTCTTCTCCAACCTAAACTGCACTGGCCCTCCTCCAGTCATTGGGATTGTGGGGGACCCAAGTTCAACTCCTTCCATTGCAATTTCCAATATTCTGGGGCTGTTTCGAGTACCTATA GTTAGTCACTACGCCACCTGCTCCTGTTTGAGTGACAGGAAAAAGTACCCCTCTTTCTTCAGAACAATCCCCAGTGATGCCTTCCAGGTGCGCGCTATGGTTCAGATCTTGAGGCATTTTGGATGGACCTGGGTTGGTCTCATCTACAGTGATGATGATTATGGCATCTATGCTGCTCAGTTATTTCAGCAGGAAATGCAACTGTTTGGgcattgtgttgctttttccGAAATCCTTCCCCATGATAACAACCACAGAGACATTCAACATATAACACGAGTGATTCAGGCCTCAACAGCTAGAGTGGTGGTTGTTTTTTCTACTTCATCATTTCTGATACCTTTGATGGAGGAGGTGGTGTTGCAAAACATGACAGGCAGACAGTGGATTGCAAGTGAAGCTTGGACCACCTCTCCTGTATACCACACTCCACGTTTCCTACCCATCCTGGGAGGCACACTGGGCATTGCTATCAGACGTGGGGAGATTGAGGGTCTTCGTGAGTTTCTTCTACGTCTCCGTCCCAGtagtgataaaaaaaacaatatagtgACAATTTTCTGGGAAAACATGTTCGAGTGTAGTTTTGAAAATGGGAGTAGAGCGATAGATGGAGAGCAAGTGAAAAAGGTGTGTGCAGGACAGGAGGATCTAAGCAACACTGAAACACCATACACTGATGTTTCAGGGTTGAGAGCAGCTTATAATGTCTATAAGGCAGTTTATGCCCTAGCACATGCACTTCATGACCTGATGCAGTGTGAAGAGGGGAGAGGACCATTCaatggaaacagctgtgctgataAAACCAACCTGAAACCCTGGCAG CTGGTTCACTACCTCCAAAAAGTGAACTTCACTACAGGCTATGGGGATCAGGTGTCATTTGATAAGAATGGAGATGCTCTTGCAATCTATGATGTGCTGAACTGGCAGCCGAGCTCTGATGGATCGATAATGATTCACCCGGTTGGTGTAGTAAATAAAGGGGCAGCAACGGAGATGGTGCTCACACTGGATGAGGATGCAATACACTGGAACTTTGagaccaaaaat CCCCCAAGGTCTGTGTGCAGTGAGAGCTGC CCCCCAGGCACCAGACAAGCCAGGAGGAAGGGCCTTCCTGCCTGCTGTTTTGACTGCCTGCCATGTGGAGATGGAGAAATTTCTAATACTACAA ATGCTATTGAGTGCACAGTCTGTGCAGATGAGTTCTGGTCTAATTCAGATAAGGATCAGTGTGTCCCCAAAGAAGTTGAGTTTCTGTCCTATGAAGATCCTTTAGGCATTTCCTTGACCACTGCCTCTCTGCTTGGCGCCTGCATCTGTGCTCTTGTTTTGGTCATCTTCGCTTATCACCGTAACACTCCCATAGTTCGTGCCAACAATTCAGAGCTCAGCTTCCTGCTGCTGTTGTCACtcaaactgtgtttcctgtgtgtgCTGCTGTTCATTGGCCGGCCACAGTTATGGACGTGTCAATTAAGACATGCTGTGTTTGGCATAAGCTTTGTCCTGTGCATCTCCAGCATCCTGGTCAAGACTATGGTGGTAATAGCTGTGTTCAAGTCATCTCGACCAGAGGGCAAAGGAGCGATGAAATGGTTTGGAGCAGCTCAACAAAGATGCACAGTTTTGGTCCTAACAGCCCTCCAAGTTGTTATATGTGCAGTCTGGCTATCAACTGCCTCTCCAATACCCCATAAAAACCACCAGTATACTCGCTCTAAAATAGTATATGAATGTGCTATAGGCTCAGTGGCTGGTTTTTCTATGCTGCTGGGATACATTGGATTATTGGCGGCAGTAAGCTTTCTGTTAGCCTTCCTGGCAAGAAATCTTCCAGataattttaatgaagcaaAGTTCATCACTTTTAGTATGTTGATCTTCTGTGCTGTGTGGATTGCCTTTGTCCCAGCATATGTGAGCTCACCAGGGAAATATGCAGTGGCTGTAGAGATATTTGCTATTTTAGCTTCTAGTTTTGGATTACTGGTGGCCATATTTGCCCCAAAGTGCTACATCATCCTTTTACATCCAGAGAGAAACACTAAAAATGCCATTATGGGAAgggaaacacaaaagaaatag